The Armatimonadota bacterium genome includes a region encoding these proteins:
- the aroC gene encoding chorismate synthase: protein MVGNTFGRLFRVTACGESYGDALLCIVDGVPAGMELSDSDIQKELDRRRPGQSPIDSPRKETDQVKIVAGLLEGKTTGAPVGMIIYNVDRQPIHVQQYRDVKNLIRPGHAEYTYFIKYGEYADWCGAGRASGRETCMRVAAGALAKKILATEGIKVVGYTKACMGIEAKNIPPFEKIEEEARKNIIVCPDQEAAEKMIAQVLEIKEEGETAGGIIEVIARGVPPGLGEPVFDKLSACLAHALMSIGAIKGLEFGAGFKVAEMKGSECNDFPYLDENGRVRFRTNNAGGMLGGISNGEDIVARLAVKPTPTVSVAQPSIDMEKMEETTLGAITRRDPTLLSRIIPVAEAMMAITLVDHLMMWRGYDSLQKFEHKWK from the coding sequence TTGGTAGGAAATACGTTTGGAAGGCTCTTCAGAGTAACAGCGTGCGGAGAATCCTATGGAGACGCGCTACTCTGTATTGTTGACGGCGTCCCAGCTGGAATGGAATTGAGTGACTCCGATATTCAAAAGGAGCTCGACCGCCGTCGCCCCGGCCAGTCGCCTATTGATTCTCCACGCAAGGAAACTGACCAAGTCAAGATTGTCGCTGGCTTGCTTGAAGGCAAAACCACAGGTGCCCCAGTGGGCATGATTATTTACAACGTTGATCGCCAGCCCATACATGTTCAGCAGTATCGCGATGTAAAGAATCTTATTCGACCAGGTCATGCCGAATATACCTATTTTATTAAGTACGGGGAGTACGCCGATTGGTGTGGCGCAGGGCGTGCGAGCGGCAGAGAGACTTGCATGAGGGTGGCAGCAGGCGCCTTGGCAAAAAAGATTCTCGCAACTGAAGGCATCAAGGTTGTTGGCTACACAAAGGCATGCATGGGGATAGAGGCGAAGAACATTCCGCCTTTTGAGAAGATTGAAGAAGAGGCGCGGAAGAATATAATCGTCTGCCCTGACCAAGAGGCTGCTGAGAAAATGATTGCCCAAGTATTGGAGATTAAAGAGGAAGGCGAGACCGCTGGGGGAATCATTGAAGTTATTGCGCGCGGGGTGCCGCCTGGTCTTGGGGAGCCTGTATTCGACAAGCTTAGTGCATGTCTTGCCCATGCCCTTATGAGCATTGGTGCAATTAAGGGTTTGGAGTTTGGAGCAGGGTTCAAAGTTGCTGAGATGAAAGGCTCAGAGTGCAATGATTTCCCATATCTTGACGAAAATGGCCGGGTTCGCTTCCGAACAAACAATGCAGGCGGAATGCTTGGCGGCATTTCGAATGGCGAGGATATCGTTGCACGCCTTGCGGTGAAACCAACGCCCACTGTATCAGTTGCCCAGCCCTCAATTGATATGGAGAAAATGGAGGAAACAACTCTTGGGGCGATAACGCGGCGAGACCCGACGCTTCTATCGCGCATTATTCCAGTCGCCGAGGCTATGATGGCAATTACGTTGGTCGACCATCTGATGATGTGGCGTGGCTATGATAGCCTCCAGAAGTTCGAGCATAAATGGAAATAA
- the aroA gene encoding 3-phosphoshikimate 1-carboxyvinyltransferase, with protein MKLVIEKSKLGGQVLIPASKSHTIRAVAIASLAHGTSFLRNPLSSSDTLAAVDVYRRLGADITTGNEWIVKGTGAKLNIPEDILNVANSGTTLHISMGTAALIDGYSVFTGDSQIRSRPSGPLVDALNQLGAQAFSTRGNGCPPVVIRGRMQGGKVNLDGSKSSQYLTSLLINCPLVASDTEIFVSNAVETPYIEMTLGWLDEQGISYEREGFEQFRIRGGQEYRAFEKGIPGDFSSAAFFLCAAAITSSELTLLGLDINDSQGDKAILDMLSKMGAEVQVVQEGICIRGGDLQGKEFDLNATPDLLPAMAVTACFAHGTTRLVNVSQARHKETDRIRVMCKELSKMGAEIKELPDGLEIVGRPLHGAAVHGHSDHRVVMALAVAGLATEGRTEVDTAEAVSVTFPNFAELMRAVGANMK; from the coding sequence TTGAAGCTAGTTATCGAAAAATCAAAGCTTGGAGGCCAAGTACTTATCCCAGCCTCGAAGTCGCATACTATCCGAGCTGTAGCTATTGCCTCGCTTGCACATGGAACTAGTTTTTTGCGAAATCCCCTGTCTTCCTCAGACACGCTTGCGGCCGTAGATGTTTATCGCAGGCTTGGAGCTGATATCACCACAGGTAATGAGTGGATTGTAAAAGGGACAGGTGCAAAGCTTAACATACCCGAAGATATTCTCAATGTGGCTAATTCGGGCACAACGCTTCACATATCAATGGGCACCGCGGCGTTAATTGATGGCTATAGTGTATTCACTGGCGACTCACAAATAAGAAGTAGGCCGTCTGGTCCGTTAGTTGATGCACTTAATCAACTTGGTGCCCAGGCATTTTCGACGCGCGGAAATGGTTGTCCCCCTGTGGTGATAAGAGGACGGATGCAGGGAGGCAAGGTTAATCTAGATGGGAGCAAGAGCTCCCAATATCTTACCAGCCTCTTGATTAACTGTCCGCTTGTGGCGTCAGATACGGAAATTTTTGTTAGTAATGCTGTTGAAACGCCATATATCGAAATGACGCTTGGTTGGCTAGACGAGCAGGGGATAAGCTATGAGCGTGAAGGCTTTGAACAATTCCGTATACGAGGTGGGCAAGAGTATCGTGCTTTTGAGAAAGGTATCCCTGGCGATTTTTCCTCTGCGGCGTTTTTCCTATGTGCTGCAGCAATAACCAGTTCTGAGCTTACCCTCCTGGGACTTGACATAAATGATTCCCAGGGAGATAAGGCAATCTTAGATATGCTTAGTAAAATGGGTGCTGAGGTCCAAGTTGTCCAGGAGGGAATTTGTATTCGTGGAGGTGATCTTCAAGGCAAAGAGTTCGACTTAAATGCAACTCCTGATTTACTCCCGGCAATGGCGGTGACTGCATGCTTCGCACATGGTACGACAAGATTGGTGAATGTTTCTCAGGCACGGCACAAGGAAACCGACCGAATTAGGGTGATGTGCAAAGAGCTTAGCAAAATGGGTGCGGAAATAAAAGAATTGCCTGATGGCCTTGAGATTGTTGGTAGGCCGCTCCATGGTGCGGCTGTTCATGGGCATAGTGACCATAGAGTCGTAATGGCACTTGCGGTTGCCGGACTTGCCACGGAAGGGCGAACAGAAGTTGACACTGCTGAGGCTGTCAGCGTCACATTTCCAAATTTTGCGGAATTGATGCGGGCCGTAGGCGCAAACATGAAATAG
- a CDS encoding sulfite exporter TauE/SafE family protein, translating into MHLEPWQWIFGAVAALLVGISKTGIPGIGILVVPMLAQAFGSRPSIGIMLPMLIMGDVFAVIWYKKHTQWDKLVGLLPWVVAGVGVGAIALWQFALLKTNRDILDIVIGSLILIMLSLHFAQRFLGEQLTPKSPIGVASTGISAGFATTVSNAAGPIMQIYLMAHKLPKEQFMGTIAWYFFIINVGKLPIYFLLTAINPKKPIVTGSSLLFNIALFPAVLAGVLIGKWLLPRMSQRTFNTAILVLAGIAALRLIVG; encoded by the coding sequence GTGCATCTCGAACCTTGGCAGTGGATTTTTGGAGCAGTTGCAGCTTTACTAGTTGGGATATCGAAAACCGGCATTCCTGGAATAGGAATTCTAGTTGTCCCGATGCTTGCACAAGCATTCGGTTCGCGCCCTTCAATAGGGATAATGCTCCCGATGCTCATAATGGGCGACGTCTTCGCAGTCATCTGGTATAAGAAACATACACAGTGGGACAAGCTAGTTGGACTTCTGCCATGGGTCGTAGCTGGCGTAGGTGTTGGGGCAATTGCCCTCTGGCAGTTTGCTTTGCTAAAGACCAACCGCGATATTCTCGACATTGTCATCGGAAGCCTAATACTAATAATGCTCTCACTTCATTTTGCACAGCGATTTCTAGGCGAGCAATTGACTCCAAAGTCGCCGATTGGAGTGGCTTCCACCGGAATATCAGCGGGCTTTGCGACAACAGTTTCAAATGCGGCCGGGCCCATCATGCAGATCTACTTGATGGCACACAAGCTCCCCAAGGAGCAATTCATGGGCACAATTGCCTGGTACTTCTTCATTATTAATGTAGGAAAACTCCCGATTTACTTTTTGCTGACTGCCATCAATCCAAAAAAACCAATTGTTACCGGCAGCTCACTTTTGTTCAATATTGCCCTTTTTCCGGCCGTTTTAGCTGGCGTTCTCATCGGCAAATGGCTACTTCCTAGAATGTCTCAGAGAACTTTTAACACTGCTATCCTTGTGTTGGCGGGCATCGCAGCACTAAGATTAATAGTAGGTTAG
- a CDS encoding DUF1572 domain-containing protein, protein MKSILEVAKQLIRNQAETLIKDSGYIPAEKLFWCALGCAKTAADILKEIACSNIQMAASIRGETPGKFEEEFVDRVGKASTLTELGQLVKDSADIVCRAIDNHSEADLEKQITMPWGAVFPLYEAIFLPANHMTYHDGQINYIQLLLGDSKFHWAES, encoded by the coding sequence ATGAAATCAATTCTTGAAGTTGCAAAACAATTAATAAGAAATCAAGCCGAAACACTGATCAAAGACTCTGGTTACATCCCCGCAGAAAAGCTCTTTTGGTGTGCGCTAGGTTGCGCAAAAACTGCCGCCGATATTCTCAAGGAAATCGCGTGCTCAAACATTCAGATGGCTGCTTCAATCAGAGGTGAAACACCAGGCAAATTTGAAGAAGAGTTTGTAGACCGCGTTGGAAAGGCATCAACACTGACTGAGCTTGGGCAGTTGGTGAAGGACAGCGCCGACATTGTCTGCCGGGCAATTGACAACCACTCGGAGGCTGATCTAGAAAAGCAGATAACAATGCCATGGGGAGCAGTTTTTCCGCTTTATGAAGCAATTTTCTTGCCTGCAAACCATATGACTTACCATGATGGGCAGATTAATTACATTCAGCTCTTACTGGGCGATTCAAAGTTCCACTGGGCAGAAAGTTAA
- a CDS encoding Gfo/Idh/MocA family oxidoreductase yields the protein MEKVRMAVIGVGGMGAYHANYLRAGEVKGAELTAVCDIDESKLTKWSDLPTFKDSKELIRSGLVDAVLIATPHYDHTTIGIGAMQLGIHVLTEKPIAVHKADAERMIEAQKAKNVVFAAMFQMRTEPLWKKIKQLVDNGELGAIVRINWIVTDWFRTEAYYASGGWRATWRGEGGGVLLNQCPHNLDLLQWIFGMPSRIRAFCRFGAFHDIEVEDQVSAYLEYPNGATGVFITSTGEAPGTNRLEVAGDRGKLVYENGKISFARNEVLASEFLRTSPMAFAKPPIWNVEIPFSGERGGHKVITQNFVDAILTGTPLIAPAAEGINSVEIANCMLYSTWTNSTVELPLDSTAYEAALKERIATSRYVKKTLEKAEEDITTSFK from the coding sequence ATGGAAAAAGTTAGAATGGCAGTAATAGGCGTCGGCGGGATGGGAGCATATCACGCAAACTACCTGAGAGCTGGCGAAGTCAAAGGGGCAGAGCTTACAGCTGTATGCGATATTGACGAAAGCAAGCTGACTAAGTGGTCAGACTTGCCGACTTTTAAAGATAGCAAAGAGCTGATTCGCTCTGGGCTAGTTGATGCGGTGCTAATTGCCACACCGCATTATGATCATACGACCATTGGCATTGGTGCCATGCAGTTGGGCATTCACGTTCTCACCGAGAAGCCAATTGCTGTGCACAAAGCCGATGCTGAGCGGATGATTGAGGCGCAAAAGGCAAAAAACGTTGTCTTCGCAGCAATGTTCCAAATGCGAACGGAGCCGCTGTGGAAAAAGATTAAGCAGCTGGTGGACAACGGCGAGCTGGGCGCAATTGTTCGGATAAACTGGATTGTAACTGATTGGTTCCGAACAGAGGCATACTACGCTAGCGGTGGATGGCGTGCGACGTGGCGCGGCGAAGGTGGTGGGGTGCTACTTAACCAATGCCCGCACAACTTAGATCTTCTGCAGTGGATATTTGGCATGCCATCCAGAATTCGGGCGTTCTGCAGGTTTGGAGCTTTCCATGACATCGAAGTCGAAGATCAAGTCAGTGCCTACTTGGAGTATCCCAATGGTGCAACTGGCGTGTTCATAACAAGCACGGGCGAAGCACCAGGAACAAATAGGCTGGAGGTTGCCGGCGATAGGGGTAAGCTCGTCTATGAAAACGGAAAGATATCTTTTGCCAGGAACGAAGTTCTTGCATCCGAATTCCTCCGCACTTCGCCAATGGCATTTGCAAAACCACCTATTTGGAATGTAGAGATACCATTTAGTGGAGAGCGTGGTGGGCACAAAGTAATCACGCAGAACTTTGTTGATGCAATACTGACTGGCACGCCGCTGATTGCTCCGGCGGCTGAAGGCATCAATTCGGTTGAGATTGCGAATTGCATGCTTTATTCGACATGGACCAACTCAACGGTCGAGCTTCCTCTCGATTCGACGGCGTATGAGGCGGCGCTGAAGGAGCGAATTGCAACTTCGCGCTATGTAAAGAAAACGCTGGAGAAAGCAGAAGAAGATATTACTACTTCGTTCAAGTAG